In one window of Saprospiraceae bacterium DNA:
- a CDS encoding TolC family protein: MKKYNLIIFSKVLTFVSLMAQDSLRLRDAIEIGLAQNYSIKIAAEDIKIADFNHSRGHAGMLPSLDVNAQASKSGSNTRQEFVTGNLVDKTGALATQYQSEIALSWTLFDGMRMFITYDKLKLLKTQSEQMLKVRIEEFVFQITNQYALIAKQQLALRSYSQLLKLAEEQLEWTRKKFEIEQTGKSDLLQSEIEWNRQKANLLIRENEIKNAKRQLNLLLSRNPETGFFVMEDEGLLLNPLQDFDPTQWIQKNLNLKILESDKKIAEFELKELKTGYYPQLFLNSSYSYNKTENQAGFLLFNRNHGWNVNLNASWNLFNGHRLKKDIAISKINILKSNLAIESLKLENETQLRDAYNRYLHSKEIAALEEKNLQLIQAYLDLVSSNYQLGEALFLEWKEARSQFESSLNQLLEYKYQAKLAELEYRRLSGILIN; encoded by the coding sequence ATGAAGAAATATAATCTGATCATATTTTCCAAGGTACTAACATTCGTTAGTTTGATGGCACAGGACTCGCTCCGTCTTCGCGATGCCATTGAAATCGGATTAGCTCAAAACTACAGCATCAAAATAGCCGCTGAAGACATCAAAATTGCGGATTTCAACCACAGCCGCGGCCATGCAGGAATGTTACCTTCGCTTGATGTGAATGCTCAAGCATCCAAGTCGGGATCGAACACCAGGCAGGAATTTGTAACAGGCAATCTCGTCGACAAAACAGGTGCATTGGCCACACAATATCAATCGGAAATTGCTTTGAGCTGGACCCTGTTTGATGGAATGCGGATGTTCATTACTTACGACAAACTCAAATTGCTTAAAACTCAAAGCGAGCAAATGCTTAAGGTCCGTATTGAGGAATTTGTTTTTCAAATTACAAATCAATACGCTCTTATCGCCAAGCAGCAGCTTGCACTCAGATCATACAGCCAATTGCTAAAATTGGCAGAAGAGCAATTGGAATGGACCCGCAAAAAATTTGAAATTGAGCAAACCGGAAAATCAGATTTACTGCAATCGGAAATTGAATGGAATCGCCAGAAAGCCAATTTGCTCATTCGCGAAAATGAAATTAAAAACGCCAAAAGGCAATTGAATTTATTGTTATCCCGTAATCCTGAAACAGGTTTTTTTGTAATGGAAGACGAAGGCCTTTTGTTAAATCCACTTCAGGATTTTGATCCCACCCAGTGGATTCAAAAAAATTTAAATTTAAAAATATTGGAATCCGACAAGAAAATTGCAGAGTTCGAATTAAAGGAACTCAAGACCGGATACTATCCTCAATTATTTCTGAATTCCTCATACAGCTACAACAAAACAGAAAATCAGGCTGGATTTTTATTATTTAACAGAAACCATGGCTGGAATGTAAATCTCAATGCCAGTTGGAATCTTTTTAACGGCCACCGATTAAAAAAGGATATTGCCATCTCCAAAATAAACATACTCAAATCAAACTTGGCTATCGAGTCTTTGAAATTGGAAAACGAAACGCAACTCCGGGATGCCTACAACAGATATTTGCATTCAAAAGAAATCGCTGCACTCGAAGAAAAAAACCTCCAGCTCATCCAGGCCTATCTCGATCTGGTCAGTTCCAACTATCAGCTTGGAGAAGCTTTGTTCCTCGAATGGAAAGAAGCCAGATCACAATTCGAAAGCAGTCTCAATCAACTTCTCGAATACAAATACCAGGCAAAACTTGCCGAATTGGAATACAGGAGGCTTAGCGGTATTCTGATCAACTGA
- a CDS encoding gliding motility-associated C-terminal domain-containing protein: MKISSVVIIIFCFARVSAQCPEITNTTTNPNCIPECTRCGGDQITINIQGGDLPHNGKIDYYADVNPGFNPYIGQGTLIGSANITTNNPKCRICPSLLGFMIDACGTEAANEFLIMWSGSGLNTSDFYFDYAPQNNTGGAGNADIGPGGCGIGAGPAGLVGGCTAISVGANFNIPPNSIWIVFTSANAFTSYDFSAICGLSCKIYVSASNCTRTIGAFSNFDASPGSRTQVMTITGCGCSTNASYDIPGLLTGNGDFWAEGSISNNGCAVPSLSPPAYTAATSIVTPFNYTIPQSWCERDYEIVGIPNPAPDPDCCMPIYTERILVHVKCPVANTSTLEACEIINGLAAFTLEDADPDVLGSSNGLVEYYRDKAGTQRIFSPFTSGNATIYARIIDGNCKSNVVAIQLKVNPLPVAKATSDKQCDDGSGFANFDLSLLETTIKNGNNGATVKFFEDINKTKEISSPYQTGTTTIYACIHNGKCESAPVAIFLTVLPKPIATSVTSSACPGADGKAVFLLLDLITKITNNPSGTSVNFYEDDLLLKKINPPYSTPGDTIYAVVTEGNCKSEPVEIILKVSDLNTVLLITDKICDDGNGSAVYHLIPATRYLQQGDTSIRVSWYRDSLKLDTVISPVTVNQIDTFYAFLKKDSCISKAIPVIIETVKRPVGIERTYEFCGGIDGQVIIPLNTLENGVKPFPHLPNMVLFATDSNMTQLVQNQITTSGDTLYAVILDSPCNSLPVKVIINVNPSPFFDPYPDQVYCDHYLLPALSGTNLSPNASYFNSMGKPLQESDTIRSSQWIYVSDTLGICSDLDSFYVDILKQPEAGPDNNISVCEGTVLNLNNLLSNHDGGGIFIDIDMSGSLQDSLFTSTGHNGQTFRFQYILNGNSYCQGDTAVFTVQVVKQLFAGQNPFIIMCENEQLSLLNATLNGDAGGIFIDPINTGALQQLIWDARISGPGTFDVIYQVGDGITCPTDTALIKIQILPNIEIDKPQDVSTCGYYVLPAISGKNTIGNSSYFIRQNGILIPHKEGDTLFSSTIINIVGIGQMLCPDSDSFQLEILNEVNSDFKLTDVCPDFSIDIGTTTFNLQNSNGKVIFKNGSFTGCDSIVQVDLSFLPVAQGNYQATLCESKSLMLGNTTFDRANPSGTAVLKNQSAHGCDSFVQVSLLFESIQMDTFRTSLCEGERIQIRNKFYDAQNLSGIDTLTNINPDLCDSIVVIEITALKGGVFNYNVTLCENDSLVIGSIVFNKNFTGLHDTIQNGASNFCDSIRHIQINFSPLPVHNYTDTLCENEFRVIQNNRYDSFNPTGTEIFKGAGFTGCDSIVHIQLYFLKAVQSQYSPALCENDSIDIHGNYYSKYKTFGLDTLKGQASGGCDSIVSISVQLIPLATGVLDTPLCENQQIVLNGKIYDKNRTSGIELYKGAAVTGCDSLVQINLKILPQAVSEIKDTLCEDEQLIINGNIYNKKNPSGQSIIPVAGSCDSLVNVDLYFNSLQVIYPSEVKIFQGSGQSIQLQPNFTPVFIQWFPTQGLSCTDCLNPVITVNADTEYSVTLLDENGCEIVIRILMKVFLDDQVFVPNVFSPNGDNINDVFKLMGENKLINIRSFVIYDRWGNLIYSEPKTTLANHKGWDGSALNGDKMNPGVYIFSIEIENQGNQFRKIFGDITLMR; encoded by the coding sequence ATGAAAATTTCTAGTGTCGTTATTATAATCTTTTGTTTTGCACGGGTTTCTGCACAATGTCCTGAAATAACAAACACTACAACCAACCCGAATTGTATACCGGAATGTACGAGGTGTGGTGGTGATCAGATAACGATCAACATCCAAGGTGGCGACCTTCCACACAATGGAAAGATTGATTACTATGCAGACGTCAATCCGGGGTTTAATCCTTATATAGGCCAGGGCACTCTGATTGGAAGTGCCAACATTACCACCAATAATCCAAAATGCAGAATTTGTCCTTCATTATTGGGATTCATGATCGATGCCTGCGGAACAGAAGCGGCCAATGAATTTCTGATCATGTGGAGTGGCAGCGGCTTAAATACCTCTGATTTTTATTTTGATTATGCTCCCCAAAACAATACAGGTGGAGCAGGCAACGCTGATATTGGACCCGGTGGATGTGGAATTGGGGCAGGGCCAGCCGGCCTGGTGGGTGGCTGCACAGCAATTTCAGTAGGAGCTAATTTCAACATCCCCCCCAATTCTATCTGGATTGTTTTTACAAGTGCAAATGCATTTACATCATATGATTTTAGTGCCATTTGCGGACTCAGCTGTAAAATTTATGTTTCTGCGAGCAACTGTACACGAACCATTGGCGCATTTTCTAATTTCGATGCAAGCCCCGGTTCCAGGACTCAGGTGATGACCATAACCGGATGCGGATGCTCTACAAATGCCAGTTACGACATCCCTGGATTGCTTACAGGAAATGGAGATTTTTGGGCTGAAGGAAGTATATCCAATAATGGTTGTGCCGTACCTTCATTATCGCCTCCCGCATATACTGCAGCAACGAGTATTGTTACGCCATTTAATTACACCATCCCACAAAGTTGGTGCGAGCGCGATTACGAAATTGTAGGAATTCCAAACCCAGCCCCGGACCCCGATTGTTGCATGCCAATTTACACGGAACGCATTTTGGTACATGTAAAATGTCCTGTCGCTAACACAAGCACCCTCGAAGCATGTGAGATCATTAATGGCCTGGCCGCCTTTACACTTGAAGATGCCGATCCGGATGTTCTTGGAAGCAGCAACGGATTGGTTGAGTATTATCGGGATAAGGCAGGCACACAACGTATTTTTTCTCCTTTTACTTCAGGAAATGCAACAATTTATGCAAGAATCATCGATGGAAATTGCAAGTCTAATGTTGTTGCCATCCAATTAAAAGTAAATCCGTTGCCGGTTGCAAAAGCAACATCAGATAAACAATGTGACGATGGAAGCGGATTTGCGAATTTCGACCTGAGTCTTTTGGAAACTACCATCAAAAATGGCAACAATGGAGCAACGGTCAAATTTTTTGAAGATATCAACAAAACAAAAGAAATCAGTTCACCTTACCAAACCGGAACAACTACCATATACGCCTGTATACACAATGGCAAATGCGAATCCGCTCCTGTTGCCATTTTCTTGACTGTACTTCCTAAACCAATAGCCACAAGCGTCACATCCAGCGCCTGTCCGGGAGCTGATGGAAAAGCTGTTTTTTTATTATTAGACCTCATCACAAAAATCACCAACAATCCATCGGGGACTTCGGTAAATTTTTATGAAGACGATCTGTTGCTTAAAAAAATTAATCCCCCCTACTCTACTCCGGGAGATACGATCTATGCCGTAGTCACTGAAGGCAATTGCAAATCAGAACCGGTTGAAATTATTTTAAAAGTATCTGACTTAAATACCGTTCTTCTGATCACAGATAAAATTTGCGATGATGGGAACGGCAGTGCTGTTTATCACTTGATTCCTGCAACCCGGTATCTGCAACAAGGCGATACCAGCATTCGGGTGAGTTGGTATAGAGACAGCCTTAAACTAGATACGGTCATTTCGCCGGTCACTGTAAACCAAATAGATACTTTTTATGCCTTTTTAAAGAAGGACAGTTGCATTTCAAAAGCCATTCCCGTCATCATTGAAACGGTAAAACGCCCTGTGGGTATAGAACGAACTTATGAATTTTGCGGAGGGATAGATGGACAGGTCATCATTCCTTTAAACACTTTGGAAAATGGGGTCAAACCTTTTCCCCATTTGCCGAATATGGTATTGTTTGCAACAGACAGCAACATGACCCAGTTGGTACAGAACCAGATCACTACCTCAGGCGACACGCTTTACGCAGTCATCCTCGATTCACCCTGTAACTCACTTCCCGTTAAAGTAATTATCAACGTCAACCCATCTCCTTTTTTTGATCCTTATCCCGACCAGGTTTATTGTGACCACTACCTGTTGCCGGCTCTGTCAGGAACCAATTTGAGTCCAAATGCAAGTTACTTCAACAGCATGGGTAAGCCGTTGCAGGAAAGTGATACCATCAGGAGCAGCCAATGGATTTATGTTTCCGATACCCTTGGAATTTGTTCCGATCTCGATAGTTTTTACGTCGACATCCTTAAACAACCCGAAGCAGGACCTGACAACAACATCTCGGTATGTGAAGGAACTGTTCTAAATTTGAATAATCTGCTTTCTAATCACGATGGCGGAGGAATTTTTATCGATATAGATATGTCGGGAAGTTTGCAGGACAGTCTTTTTACTTCCACCGGACACAATGGACAAACCTTTCGTTTTCAGTATATCCTCAACGGAAATTCTTATTGCCAGGGAGATACCGCTGTATTTACCGTGCAAGTTGTCAAACAATTGTTTGCGGGTCAAAATCCTTTCATTATCATGTGTGAAAATGAACAGCTTTCGCTGTTGAACGCAACTCTAAACGGTGACGCGGGTGGTATATTTATTGATCCCATAAATACGGGCGCTTTACAACAATTGATCTGGGATGCCCGTATTTCCGGACCAGGAACCTTTGATGTGATCTACCAGGTCGGAGACGGAATAACCTGTCCAACTGATACCGCGTTGATAAAAATTCAGATTTTACCAAATATAGAAATTGACAAACCTCAAGATGTCTCAACTTGTGGTTATTATGTTTTACCCGCTATTTCAGGTAAAAACACCATTGGGAATTCTTCTTATTTTATCAGACAAAACGGAATATTAATTCCCCACAAAGAAGGCGATACACTATTCAGCTCTACAATCATTAATATCGTTGGAATTGGCCAGATGTTATGCCCCGATTCAGATAGCTTTCAATTGGAAATACTCAATGAGGTCAATTCCGATTTTAAACTAACAGATGTTTGTCCGGATTTCAGCATTGATATCGGAACCACAACATTCAACCTTCAGAATAGTAACGGGAAAGTTATTTTTAAAAATGGGTCTTTTACCGGTTGCGACAGTATCGTCCAGGTCGACCTGAGTTTTCTACCGGTAGCACAGGGAAATTATCAGGCTACGCTCTGCGAATCCAAGAGTTTGATGCTTGGAAATACCACCTTCGACAGAGCCAACCCGAGCGGGACAGCCGTGCTTAAGAACCAGAGCGCACATGGCTGTGATAGTTTTGTACAGGTATCTCTACTTTTCGAATCCATTCAAATGGATACTTTCAGGACGAGTTTATGTGAAGGAGAACGCATTCAGATCCGCAATAAATTTTACGATGCACAAAATTTATCTGGTATCGACACTTTAACAAACATCAATCCCGATTTATGCGACAGCATCGTGGTTATAGAAATCACTGCTTTGAAAGGCGGGGTTTTTAACTATAATGTAACGCTCTGTGAGAATGATTCGCTGGTGATTGGATCTATCGTGTTTAACAAGAACTTTACAGGACTTCACGACACCATCCAGAATGGAGCCAGTAATTTCTGCGACAGCATCCGCCATATTCAAATAAATTTTTCTCCACTCCCTGTTCATAACTATACTGACACCTTGTGTGAAAATGAATTCAGAGTCATTCAAAATAACAGATACGATTCTTTCAATCCTACAGGTACTGAGATTTTTAAAGGAGCAGGATTTACTGGATGCGACAGCATTGTCCATATTCAATTGTATTTTCTAAAAGCAGTTCAATCACAATATTCACCAGCCCTTTGCGAAAACGACAGCATTGATATTCATGGAAACTATTATTCAAAATACAAAACCTTTGGATTGGATACACTCAAAGGTCAGGCTTCAGGTGGTTGTGACAGCATTGTGTCTATTTCTGTCCAATTGATTCCCCTGGCTACGGGCGTTTTGGATACTCCATTGTGCGAAAATCAACAAATCGTTTTGAATGGAAAAATCTACGATAAGAATAGAACTTCAGGTATAGAACTTTACAAAGGAGCTGCGGTAACCGGATGTGACAGCTTGGTTCAAATCAATCTGAAAATTTTGCCACAAGCTGTTTCTGAAATTAAAGACACCTTGTGTGAAGATGAACAACTCATCATAAATGGCAACATATACAACAAAAAGAATCCCAGTGGGCAATCGATCATTCCGGTAGCCGGTTCATGCGACTCCTTAGTAAACGTCGACCTGTATTTCAACAGTCTTCAGGTTATATATCCTTCCGAAGTAAAAATCTTCCAGGGATCCGGTCAGAGCATTCAACTTCAACCAAATTTTACACCCGTTTTCATTCAATGGTTTCCTACACAAGGTCTAAGCTGTACAGATTGTTTAAATCCGGTCATCACCGTAAATGCAGATACTGAATATTCGGTGACCTTGCTTGACGAAAACGGATGTGAGATTGTAATTCGTATCCTTATGAAAGTATTTTTGGATGATCAGGTCTTTGTCCCGAATGTATTTTCGCCAAACGGAGACAACATCAACGACGTATTTAAGCTCATGGGTGAAAACAAACTGATAAACATTCGTTCGTTTGTTATCTACGACAGATGGGGGAACCTGATCTATTCAGAACCTAAAACTACACTGGCCAACCACAAAGGCTGGGATGGCTCTGCGCTAAACGGAGATAAAATGAATCCTGGAGTTTACATTTTTTCAATTGAGATTGAAAATCAGGGAAATCAATTCAGAAAAATCTTCGGTGATATAACTTTGATGCGTTAA
- a CDS encoding efflux RND transporter permease subunit has translation MSNFSHTFIRRPVLAIVVNLLIVIFGAIGFTFLGVREYPSIDPPVINVRTSYPGANSDIIESQITEPLEKAINGISGIRTISSSSAQGNSNIRVEFDLGYDMDAAANDVRDKVSQAVRNLPNDMDGLPIVSKSDASSESIISMTVRSDTRNHLEITDYAENVLAQRFITIPGVSTIQIWGQKRYSMRLWMDPVKMSAYQITPQDIQAALQRENVELPSGKLAGNQTELTIRTIGKLSTETEFNELIIKTVNDRSVKLKDVGEARLGPENEESILRETLVPMIGLAIVPQPGSNYIDIADEFYKRKEQIEKELPKDISLDIALDNTRFIKQSVTEVGETIFIAVALVILIIFLFFRDWLVAFRPLIDIPVSLIGAFFIMYLMDYSINVLTLLAIVLATGLVVDDGIVVTENIFKKAEKGLSPMQAAFQGSSEIIFAVIATSLTLAVVFLPVIFMEGFVGRLFREFGIVLAGAVLISAFVSLTLTPMLNARMIRAHSKHNRFYEWTEPFFKSLEKFYQKSLSAFLGIRWIAFVIILVCGFTVFWLGKKLPSELAPLEDRSWLRLNVSAPEGVSYEYTDFFMKQLAQLIHDSVPEKQVLLSVTAPGFTGSGAVNTGFIRLRLTQPEDRNRSQDDIAKQLVKLTSPLSQARTFVAQEQTISTGGGGPRGGLPVQFVIQAPNFEKLKEVLPKFIEAANKSEILQTIDVDLKFNRPELLVEIDKEKAAQLKVSTEDIARTIQMAYSGQRFGYFNINGKQYQVIGQVERKFRDAPEDIRKLYVSNAEGTPIAMDNLIRFSENSSPPQLYHYNRYMSATVSAGLQTGYTIKNGIEEMKSIGAELLDDSFSTALTGASRDFEESSSNVWFAFMLALVLIYLVLAAQFESFRDPVVIMMTVPLAITGALLSLWIFKQSLNIFSQIGIIMLIGLVTKNGILIVEFANQLQRKGTVLKKAILEASALRLRPILMTSLATALGALPIAMALGAGAISRKGMGIVVVGGVLFSLILTLYIIPAIYIYLSKPKTADEEI, from the coding sequence ATGAGTAATTTCTCCCATACTTTTATCAGAAGACCCGTATTGGCCATTGTGGTCAACCTACTCATTGTCATTTTCGGTGCGATCGGATTTACCTTTTTAGGGGTACGGGAATATCCTTCCATCGATCCCCCCGTGATCAATGTGCGTACAAGTTATCCGGGCGCCAATTCTGACATCATTGAATCGCAGATCACCGAACCTCTTGAAAAAGCCATTAATGGAATATCGGGAATTCGAACCATTTCTTCCTCAAGTGCGCAAGGCAATAGCAATATTCGAGTTGAGTTTGACCTGGGATATGATATGGATGCCGCGGCCAATGATGTCAGAGATAAAGTATCTCAGGCGGTGCGGAATTTACCAAATGACATGGATGGGTTACCCATTGTCAGCAAGTCAGATGCAAGCTCGGAATCGATTATTTCTATGACCGTAAGGAGTGATACCCGAAATCATCTGGAAATTACAGATTATGCAGAAAACGTACTTGCACAGAGATTCATCACTATTCCCGGAGTGAGTACAATTCAAATTTGGGGACAAAAGCGTTACAGTATGCGACTTTGGATGGACCCTGTAAAAATGTCTGCCTACCAAATTACCCCACAAGACATACAAGCTGCACTCCAAAGGGAAAACGTCGAACTACCTTCAGGGAAACTTGCAGGCAATCAAACCGAACTTACCATTCGTACCATTGGCAAACTGAGTACAGAAACTGAGTTTAATGAATTGATCATCAAAACCGTAAACGACCGCTCAGTAAAACTTAAAGACGTTGGAGAAGCGAGATTGGGGCCAGAAAACGAAGAATCCATTTTAAGAGAAACCCTGGTCCCAATGATCGGTCTGGCGATTGTCCCGCAACCCGGATCGAATTACATCGATATTGCAGATGAGTTTTATAAAAGAAAAGAACAAATTGAAAAAGAACTTCCGAAGGACATCAGCCTTGACATTGCGCTCGATAACACCCGGTTTATCAAACAATCTGTCACAGAAGTTGGGGAAACGATATTTATTGCAGTTGCATTAGTCATTTTGATCATTTTCCTGTTCTTCAGAGATTGGCTTGTGGCTTTCAGACCTCTTATCGATATTCCAGTTTCGCTAATCGGAGCATTTTTTATCATGTACCTTATGGATTATTCCATCAATGTACTTACGTTGCTGGCCATCGTTTTGGCAACCGGACTTGTTGTGGATGATGGAATTGTCGTTACTGAAAACATTTTCAAAAAAGCTGAAAAAGGATTATCTCCAATGCAAGCTGCATTTCAGGGTTCATCGGAGATCATTTTTGCAGTCATTGCGACATCGCTCACATTAGCAGTTGTATTTCTTCCCGTAATTTTTATGGAAGGATTTGTAGGGCGGCTGTTTCGTGAATTTGGAATTGTGCTGGCCGGAGCGGTTTTGATTTCGGCATTTGTGTCACTTACGCTTACCCCTATGTTGAATGCGAGGATGATTCGTGCTCATTCAAAACACAACCGGTTTTATGAATGGACGGAGCCATTTTTCAAAAGTCTTGAAAAGTTTTATCAAAAAAGTCTATCCGCTTTTCTCGGTATCAGATGGATAGCATTTGTAATCATTTTGGTTTGCGGCTTCACCGTATTTTGGCTTGGAAAAAAATTGCCTTCCGAACTTGCCCCTTTGGAAGACCGCAGCTGGTTGCGTTTAAATGTGTCTGCTCCGGAAGGCGTTTCATATGAGTATACCGATTTTTTCATGAAACAACTGGCGCAACTCATTCACGATTCCGTGCCGGAAAAGCAAGTCTTACTTTCTGTAACTGCGCCCGGATTTACCGGCTCGGGGGCTGTAAATACGGGATTCATACGTCTAAGGCTGACCCAACCTGAAGACAGAAATCGAAGTCAGGACGATATAGCCAAACAATTGGTTAAACTCACCTCGCCATTAAGTCAGGCAAGAACTTTTGTGGCTCAGGAGCAAACCATATCAACGGGTGGTGGTGGGCCCAGAGGTGGTTTGCCCGTTCAATTTGTGATTCAAGCTCCCAATTTTGAAAAACTGAAAGAAGTCCTTCCCAAATTTATTGAAGCGGCCAACAAAAGTGAAATCCTGCAAACCATTGATGTAGATTTAAAATTTAACAGACCTGAATTGCTCGTCGAGATCGATAAAGAAAAAGCAGCACAACTCAAAGTAAGTACCGAAGATATAGCACGGACCATTCAAATGGCATACAGCGGACAACGATTTGGCTACTTTAATATCAATGGAAAACAATATCAGGTGATCGGACAAGTGGAACGCAAATTCAGAGACGCACCGGAAGATATACGTAAACTTTACGTCAGTAATGCGGAAGGCACTCCGATAGCCATGGATAACCTGATCCGGTTTTCAGAAAACAGCAGTCCTCCGCAGTTATATCATTACAACAGATACATGTCGGCCACAGTATCCGCCGGATTGCAAACCGGATATACCATCAAAAATGGCATAGAAGAAATGAAATCCATCGGTGCTGAATTGCTGGACGACAGTTTCTCTACTGCACTAACAGGAGCATCGAGAGATTTTGAAGAAAGTTCTTCGAATGTCTGGTTTGCATTTATGCTTGCATTGGTATTGATCTATCTCGTACTTGCTGCACAGTTTGAAAGTTTCCGGGATCCTGTTGTCATCATGATGACTGTACCTCTTGCTATAACAGGCGCTTTACTTTCCCTTTGGATATTCAAACAATCCTTAAATATTTTTAGCCAGATTGGTATTATCATGCTGATCGGATTGGTTACAAAGAACGGAATATTGATTGTTGAATTTGCGAATCAACTGCAACGGAAAGGAACGGTATTAAAGAAAGCTATTCTCGAAGCTTCTGCTTTGAGACTTCGACCGATCCTGATGACCAGTTTGGCTACCGCATTAGGAGCCTTGCCTATTGCTATGGCTTTAGGTGCCGGAGCCATCAGCAGGAAAGGAATGGGGATCGTCGTGGTTGGCGGAGTTCTTTTCTCGTTAATCCTCACGTTATACATCATTCCAGCCATATACATCTATCTATCGAAGCCGAAAACAGCAGATGAAGAAATATAA